Proteins from a single region of Desulfolutivibrio sulfoxidireducens:
- a CDS encoding Fur family transcriptional regulator, whose translation MKHPVQPSPHPEDFRRMFAENGLKLTHQRLEIYHELVSAVDHPGAETVWRRVRDRVPTISLDTVYRTLAVLRQYGLAARVPVDGDTARFDGNVAPHHHLACECCGRIDDLPLEAFDPSRFQDSVAHWGQVRDAQVVIRGICRRCLEAGERDASGSEKDEAGLCSPTLLI comes from the coding sequence ATGAAACATCCCGTCCAGCCCAGTCCACATCCTGAGGATTTTCGACGGATGTTCGCTGAAAACGGCCTCAAACTCACCCACCAACGCCTGGAAATCTACCACGAATTGGTGTCGGCCGTGGATCACCCCGGCGCGGAAACCGTCTGGCGCAGGGTACGCGACAGGGTCCCCACCATCTCCCTGGACACGGTCTACCGAACCTTGGCGGTCCTTCGCCAATACGGCTTGGCCGCGCGGGTGCCGGTGGACGGCGATACGGCGCGCTTCGATGGCAACGTCGCCCCGCATCACCACCTGGCCTGCGAATGCTGCGGCCGTATCGACGATCTGCCCCTTGAGGCGTTCGATCCCAGCCGTTTTCAGGATTCGGTGGCCCACTGGGGCCAGGTGCGCGATGCCCAGGTGGTCATCCGGGGCATCTGTCGCCGTTGCCTGGAGGCGGGCGAGCGGGATGCCTCCGGCTCGGAAAAGGATGAGGCCGGTCTTTGTTCCCCAACCCTTTTGATTTGA
- a CDS encoding DUF485 domain-containing protein, whose product MTAETARRPDEAAFRELVRKKWTISLVLTALILVVYFGFILVLAFAKDVLTAKIGTHMTLGLPVGLGVILSACVLTGIYVLWANTTYDASVRNIIRSMRGKDI is encoded by the coding sequence ATGACAGCCGAAACCGCCAGGCGTCCCGATGAAGCCGCATTCCGGGAACTCGTCCGCAAAAAATGGACCATTTCGCTGGTCCTCACGGCGCTCATCCTGGTCGTTTATTTCGGATTCATCCTGGTGTTGGCCTTCGCCAAGGACGTGCTCACGGCCAAGATCGGCACCCACATGACCCTGGGACTGCCCGTTGGACTGGGGGTGATCCTTTCGGCCTGCGTCCTCACCGGCATCTATGTGCTGTGGGCCAACACCACCTACGACGCATCCGTGCGGAACATCATCCGTTCCATGAGGGGGAAGGATATATGA
- a CDS encoding acetate--CoA ligase: MEQDGTLDALLVEKRVLRPLPRQIMEANLSPSEFETVRLRATNDPLAVWAEAATKLVWSTPFDRVLDEENAPFYRWFPGGRTNIAANALDRHVESDNRNKLALVFEYASGEVKKYTYFELHREVCRFAAALRNLGLSRGDRMVIHMPTLPETVVGMLAAARIGAVHCLVHPGFSAKALARRIEDCRARLVLTADGAPQGDRIMPVKPLVDEALAGSGGTGVESVVVVRHTGQRVGMLEGRDLYYHDLVARERTPVAPEPMESGDELFVLHGSGGSAKPRGIVHGHGGYMVGLWRTITWVLDVKPTDVVWCTADPAWITGHGYAVYGPLLAGATTVMTEGNTLANHGARFFDIIDRHGVTILYTTPTLLRMMRRMGVAPAREHDLTSLRLLATAGEPVLPEVWVWFHKTVGLGQCPLLDTWWQTETGMIMLSPLPISLLMPGSVGRPLPGISADVVDAAGQPVPPGKGGYLVIKRPWPGMLLTLDGDPGGYRNLYWEKIPGMFFTGDMARKDEDGYFWIQGRADDVLQLGGQRIGNAEIEGALASHAALAEAAVIGVPDAMGGLSAKAFLVPVAGWEERFDSEEELVRDVKAHLRRELGPVAEVRFFAVRGSLPKTPSGKISRKSLRDEETR, encoded by the coding sequence ATGGAACAAGACGGAACCCTGGATGCCCTGCTTGTCGAGAAGCGGGTCTTGCGTCCCTTGCCCAGGCAGATCATGGAGGCCAACCTCTCTCCCAGTGAATTCGAGACCGTGCGGCTTCGGGCGACAAACGACCCCCTGGCGGTCTGGGCCGAAGCCGCCACCAAGCTTGTCTGGTCCACCCCCTTTGACCGGGTCCTGGATGAGGAAAACGCCCCTTTTTATCGCTGGTTTCCCGGCGGCCGGACCAATATCGCGGCCAACGCCCTGGACCGGCACGTGGAATCGGACAATCGCAACAAGCTGGCCCTGGTCTTTGAATACGCCTCGGGAGAGGTCAAAAAGTACACCTATTTCGAGCTGCACCGGGAGGTCTGCCGTTTCGCGGCCGCCCTGCGCAATCTGGGGCTTTCCCGCGGCGACCGCATGGTCATCCACATGCCCACCCTGCCCGAGACCGTGGTGGGCATGCTGGCGGCGGCCCGCATCGGGGCCGTGCACTGCCTGGTGCATCCGGGCTTTTCGGCCAAGGCCCTGGCCCGGCGTATCGAGGACTGCCGGGCCAGGCTGGTGCTGACGGCTGACGGCGCCCCCCAGGGGGACCGGATCATGCCCGTCAAGCCCCTGGTGGACGAGGCCCTGGCCGGGTCCGGGGGGACCGGGGTGGAAAGCGTGGTGGTGGTGCGGCACACGGGCCAGCGTGTGGGCATGCTCGAAGGCCGGGACCTGTATTACCACGATCTCGTGGCCCGGGAGCGCACGCCGGTCGCGCCGGAGCCCATGGAGTCCGGGGACGAGCTTTTCGTGCTGCACGGTTCCGGGGGCTCGGCCAAACCTCGGGGCATCGTGCACGGACACGGCGGCTATATGGTGGGGCTTTGGCGCACCATCACCTGGGTTCTGGACGTCAAGCCCACGGACGTGGTGTGGTGCACGGCCGATCCGGCCTGGATCACCGGCCACGGCTACGCCGTATACGGACCGCTTCTGGCCGGGGCGACCACGGTGATGACCGAGGGCAACACGCTTGCGAACCATGGCGCGCGATTTTTCGACATCATCGACCGCCACGGGGTGACCATCCTCTACACCACCCCGACGCTTCTGCGCATGATGCGCCGCATGGGCGTCGCGCCCGCACGGGAGCACGACCTTACCTCCCTGCGACTTTTGGCCACAGCCGGGGAACCTGTCTTGCCCGAGGTCTGGGTGTGGTTTCACAAGACCGTGGGCCTTGGCCAATGTCCCCTTCTGGACACCTGGTGGCAGACCGAGACGGGCATGATCATGCTCTCCCCCCTGCCCATCTCCCTGCTCATGCCCGGTTCCGTGGGCCGCCCCCTGCCCGGAATCTCGGCCGACGTGGTGGACGCCGCGGGCCAGCCCGTGCCGCCAGGAAAGGGCGGATACCTGGTGATCAAACGGCCCTGGCCGGGTATGCTCCTGACCCTGGACGGCGATCCGGGGGGATACCGGAACCTGTACTGGGAGAAGATCCCCGGGATGTTCTTTACCGGGGATATGGCCCGCAAGGACGAGGACGGGTATTTCTGGATCCAGGGCCGGGCCGACGACGTGTTGCAGCTTGGCGGACAGCGCATCGGCAACGCCGAGATCGAGGGGGCCCTAGCCTCCCACGCGGCCCTGGCCGAGGCGGCGGTCATCGGCGTGCCCGACGCCATGGGCGGACTTTCGGCCAAGGCCTTTCTCGTTCCAGTGGCCGGATGGGAGGAACGTTTCGACTCCGAGGAGGAACTCGTGCGCGACGTCAAGGCCCATTTGCGCCGGGAGCTAGGCCCGGTGGCCGAGGTCCGCTTTTTCGCCGTGCGCGGCAGCCTGCCCAAGACCCCAAGCGGCAAGATATCCCGCAAGAGCCTGCGGGACGAGGAGACCCGGTAA
- a CDS encoding putative nucleotidyltransferase substrate binding domain-containing protein, which translates to MMRHQSAKPAYAELPGAFLARTLPFSDLPSGVIEDAAAQCAVDFCPKGTRLLTRGTSEVRDLLLVQSGGVKLCGPGRDGTEILEDCLGAGAAVGACELLRGGAAGFDVYALEDSFFIRMDGEAFLRLAREFPAVSSFYLESFGRSFVDKAFAELLRTKVPQRREGAQPLFSVTVGELARFPAVAIDTGADIVAAAARMAEHGVGSLLVTGEDGKPAGIVTDRDFRYKVLAQGLDYARPVREIMSSPVCGIDHREACFNALITMTQRRIHHLAVEGDGKNLGMVTSHDLMVLQGRSPFSLFADIESARDLNALSSLAARSPQVVRPLVEEGAKASHVARMLSLVHDAVLERVLTLLQGELGPPPVPFCWLALGEEGRVEASLGTEQETALVYQDPAPGQEERCKDYFARCAIKAVTHLAACGIPASTKGMVAATSRSRMPFSEFRRSLVESAADSAAETRFCAALQDCRPAFGFLELGERLRLEAMGAVRDTPGALARLARLSLSDLPPLALYDSMVVDAQGGRSSRFDVKKQGLSFLVDFARLLALTHGVTETGTLARLGALRDAGRLEADLYARIVPAFEYLMQLRLVHRLRLAEEGGRPDDLIDPAGISGLGGRILKGVFRLIRTVRDIVTEGYAADGAGGGPRS; encoded by the coding sequence ATGATGCGACACCAGTCCGCGAAACCGGCCTATGCCGAGCTGCCCGGGGCGTTTCTGGCCAGGACCTTGCCGTTCTCCGACCTGCCGTCAGGGGTGATCGAGGACGCGGCGGCGCAGTGCGCTGTGGATTTTTGCCCCAAGGGGACCCGCCTTTTGACCCGGGGGACGTCCGAGGTCCGGGATCTGCTGCTCGTCCAGTCCGGCGGGGTGAAACTCTGCGGGCCGGGCCGGGATGGAACCGAGATCCTGGAGGACTGTCTGGGCGCGGGCGCGGCCGTGGGCGCCTGCGAACTGTTGCGGGGGGGAGCGGCCGGTTTCGACGTGTACGCCCTGGAGGACTCCTTTTTCATCCGCATGGACGGCGAGGCCTTTTTGCGTCTGGCGCGAGAGTTTCCGGCCGTCTCGAGCTTCTATCTCGAAAGCTTCGGCAGAAGTTTCGTGGACAAGGCCTTTGCCGAGCTTTTGCGCACCAAGGTGCCGCAACGCCGGGAGGGCGCCCAACCACTTTTCTCCGTCACCGTGGGCGAGCTGGCCCGGTTTCCGGCTGTGGCCATCGACACCGGGGCGGACATCGTGGCCGCCGCCGCGCGCATGGCCGAGCATGGCGTGGGTTCGCTTCTGGTGACCGGCGAGGACGGGAAACCGGCCGGCATCGTGACCGACCGGGACTTCCGCTACAAGGTGCTGGCCCAGGGACTGGATTACGCGCGCCCGGTGCGGGAGATCATGAGTTCCCCGGTGTGCGGCATCGATCATCGGGAGGCCTGCTTCAACGCGCTCATCACCATGACCCAGCGTCGGATCCACCATCTGGCCGTGGAGGGCGACGGCAAGAACCTGGGCATGGTCACCTCCCATGACCTCATGGTGCTCCAGGGCCGCTCTCCCTTTTCCCTTTTCGCGGACATCGAGTCGGCGCGGGATCTCAACGCGCTCTCCAGTCTCGCCGCCAGATCGCCCCAGGTGGTGCGGCCCCTGGTGGAGGAGGGGGCCAAGGCCAGCCACGTGGCCCGGATGCTCTCCCTTGTGCACGACGCCGTGCTCGAGCGGGTCCTGACCCTTTTGCAAGGGGAATTGGGGCCGCCCCCGGTGCCTTTTTGCTGGCTGGCCCTGGGCGAGGAGGGCCGGGTGGAGGCGTCTCTTGGGACCGAACAGGAGACCGCCCTGGTCTATCAGGACCCCGCGCCCGGCCAGGAAGAGCGCTGCAAGGACTATTTCGCGCGATGTGCCATAAAGGCCGTCACCCATCTGGCGGCCTGCGGCATCCCGGCCAGCACCAAGGGAATGGTGGCCGCAACTTCCCGGTCTCGAATGCCTTTCTCCGAATTCAGGCGGTCTTTGGTCGAGTCGGCGGCCGACTCGGCCGCCGAGACGCGGTTTTGCGCCGCGCTGCAGGATTGCCGGCCGGCCTTCGGCTTTTTGGAACTGGGAGAACGCCTGCGCCTCGAGGCGATGGGCGCGGTCAGGGATACCCCCGGGGCGTTGGCGCGGCTGGCCCGGCTGAGCCTGTCCGACCTCCCTCCACTGGCCTTGTACGACTCCATGGTGGTGGACGCGCAAGGCGGACGTTCGAGCCGGTTTGACGTGAAGAAACAGGGTCTTTCATTCCTCGTGGACTTCGCCAGGCTTCTTGCCCTGACCCACGGCGTGACCGAGACCGGCACCCTGGCCAGGCTTGGCGCCCTGCGCGACGCCGGACGCCTGGAAGCGGACCTGTACGCGCGCATCGTCCCGGCCTTCGAATACCTCATGCAGCTTCGCCTGGTGCACCGCCTGCGTCTGGCCGAGGAGGGCGGCCGTCCCGACGACCTGATCGATCCGGCCGGGATAAGCGGGCTTGGCGGACGCATCCTCAAGGGGGTGTTTCGTCTGATTCGGACAGTGCGTGATATCGTGACCGAGGGATATGCCGCGGATGGGGCCGGGGGAGGACCACGCTCATGA
- a CDS encoding PolC-type DNA polymerase III yields the protein MNMTGAIGPAGAAGSILTRLFRRLRPARVAPHPLITRHNERLADLDPDARLDACEFTVLDTELTGLDPRHEEIVSIGAVRVRSLRIVSRETFHVLVRPRKDLPKESTLIHRITPDQVRDRPRLRHILPDFLEFVGTSLIVGHHVGLDMAFLNRAMDGIFGGRMGNPCLDTLRMAQIHRAEHWENYYDRYALNVSYALSDLALEWGLPLFPAHEALADAMQTAYLFLYLIKKIRGGRLETLSDLYRAGRNWRWHS from the coding sequence ATGAACATGACCGGCGCCATCGGCCCGGCGGGCGCGGCGGGATCGATCCTGACGCGTCTTTTCAGACGCCTGCGGCCCGCGCGTGTCGCGCCGCATCCGCTGATCACGAGGCACAACGAACGCCTTGCCGACCTCGATCCGGACGCGCGTCTGGATGCGTGCGAATTCACGGTGCTGGATACGGAACTGACCGGACTGGACCCGCGCCACGAGGAGATCGTGTCCATCGGCGCGGTGCGGGTGCGCAGTCTGCGCATCGTGTCCCGTGAGACCTTCCATGTCCTGGTGCGGCCGCGAAAGGACCTGCCCAAAGAGAGCACGCTCATCCATCGCATCACCCCGGATCAGGTCCGGGACCGGCCAAGGCTGCGTCACATCCTTCCGGACTTTCTGGAATTCGTGGGAACCTCGCTGATCGTGGGGCATCACGTGGGTCTGGACATGGCCTTTTTGAACCGGGCCATGGACGGGATATTCGGGGGGAGGATGGGGAATCCGTGCCTGGATACCCTGCGCATGGCCCAGATCCACCGGGCCGAGCACTGGGAGAACTACTACGATCGCTATGCCTTAAACGTGTCTTATGCCCTGTCCGATCTGGCGCTGGAGTGGGGTCTGCCGCTTTTTCCGGCCCATGAGGCCCTGGCCGACGCCATGCAGACGGCGTACCTGTTTTTGTATCTGATCAAAAAGATTCGCGGCGGCAGGCTTGAGACCTTGAGCGACCTGTACCGGGCCGGCCGCAACTGGCGCTGGCATTCCTGA
- a CDS encoding sodium:solute symporter family transporter: MNDFTSTLGQPNAVSIGFFFVFVAATLVITYFAARKSKSASQFYAAGRSVTGLQNGLALSGDYMSAASFLGIAGLVSLKGYDGLIYSIGFLVGWPIVMFLIAEPLRNLGKYTFADVVAYRLSQKPIRVAASCGSLMTVAFYLIAQMVGSGSLVQLMFGLPYEAAVVVVGAIMIAYVLFGGMLATTWVQIIKAVLLLGGASVIVFLVLFKYGFDPSNLFAAAVDKYGDKVLAPGGMVANPWDALSLGIALMFGTAGLPHILMRFYTVPDAKAARKSVFYATGFISYFYILTFIIGFGAMVIVGQDVVTRFDKGGNMAALLLAEVTGGTVFLGFIAAVAFATILAVVAGLTLAGASTFSHDLYVNVFKSGKATEEIEVKMAKRGTVFLGVLAVVLGIAFKGQNVAFMVGLAFAIAASANFPALLMSILWRRFSTFGATLSIATGSILAVGLIIISPTVWVDVLGNATAIFPWKNPALISLPAAFVAGWLGSVTRPEPDAEERYEQQKIRNYLGMGAE; the protein is encoded by the coding sequence ATGAATGACTTCACCTCGACCCTGGGCCAGCCCAATGCCGTATCCATCGGCTTTTTTTTCGTCTTCGTGGCCGCCACCCTGGTGATCACCTATTTCGCGGCCCGCAAAAGCAAGTCCGCCTCCCAGTTCTACGCCGCCGGCCGTAGCGTCACCGGGCTGCAAAACGGTCTGGCCCTGTCCGGGGACTACATGAGCGCGGCCTCGTTTCTGGGCATCGCCGGGCTGGTGTCGCTTAAAGGCTATGACGGCCTGATCTATTCCATCGGATTTCTGGTCGGCTGGCCCATCGTCATGTTCCTTATCGCCGAGCCCCTGCGCAACCTGGGGAAATACACCTTCGCCGATGTGGTGGCCTACCGGCTGTCGCAAAAACCCATCCGGGTGGCGGCCTCGTGCGGGTCGCTGATGACCGTGGCCTTCTATCTCATCGCCCAGATGGTGGGCTCGGGCTCGCTTGTGCAGCTCATGTTCGGACTGCCCTACGAGGCGGCGGTGGTGGTGGTGGGCGCGATCATGATCGCCTACGTGCTTTTCGGGGGCATGCTGGCCACCACCTGGGTGCAGATCATCAAGGCCGTGCTCCTTCTGGGCGGGGCCTCGGTCATCGTGTTCCTGGTGCTTTTCAAATATGGCTTCGACCCCTCGAATCTTTTCGCGGCCGCCGTTGACAAATATGGCGACAAGGTGCTTGCCCCGGGCGGCATGGTGGCCAATCCCTGGGACGCCCTGTCGCTGGGCATCGCGCTGATGTTCGGCACGGCCGGCCTGCCGCACATCCTCATGCGCTTCTACACCGTGCCCGACGCCAAGGCGGCCCGCAAATCCGTGTTTTACGCCACGGGTTTTATTTCGTATTTTTACATTCTGACCTTCATCATCGGCTTCGGAGCCATGGTCATCGTGGGCCAGGACGTGGTGACCAGGTTCGACAAGGGTGGCAATATGGCCGCGCTGCTTCTGGCCGAGGTCACGGGCGGCACGGTGTTTCTGGGATTTATCGCCGCGGTGGCCTTCGCCACCATCCTGGCCGTGGTGGCCGGGCTGACCCTGGCCGGGGCCTCCACCTTCTCGCATGATCTGTATGTGAACGTGTTCAAGTCGGGAAAGGCCACGGAAGAGATCGAGGTGAAAATGGCCAAGCGGGGCACGGTCTTCCTGGGCGTTCTGGCCGTGGTCCTGGGCATCGCCTTCAAGGGCCAAAACGTGGCCTTCATGGTCGGCCTGGCCTTCGCCATCGCGGCCAGCGCCAACTTCCCGGCCCTTCTCATGTCCATCCTGTGGCGGCGCTTCAGCACCTTCGGCGCGACCCTAAGCATCGCCACCGGATCGATCCTGGCCGTGGGCCTGATCATCATCAGCCCCACTGTGTGGGTGGACGTGCTCGGCAACGCGACCGCGATCTTCCCATGGAAGAATCCGGCGCTCATCTCCCTCCCGGCGGCCTTTGTGGCCGGCTGGCTGGGCTCGGTCACAAGGCCCGAACCCGACGCTGAAGAGCGCTACGAGCAGCAGAAAATCCGCAACTACCTGGGCATGGGAGCGGAATGA